The Sphingobium yanoikuyae genome contains a region encoding:
- a CDS encoding alkylphosphonate utilization protein, with amino-acid sequence MSSSDDYVYDEASGEWISPQDAKARAVDPGDAVEVRDAVGNVLADGDSVTLIKDLTVKGANQTLKRGTLIKSIRLTGDAQEIDCRYEGIKGLVLRAEFVRKR; translated from the coding sequence ATGAGCAGTTCGGACGACTATGTGTATGATGAAGCATCCGGCGAATGGATCAGCCCGCAGGATGCGAAGGCCCGCGCGGTAGACCCGGGCGATGCGGTCGAAGTGCGCGATGCCGTAGGCAATGTTCTTGCCGATGGCGACAGCGTCACCTTGATCAAGGACCTTACCGTCAAGGGCGCCAACCAAACGCTCAAGCGCGGCACGCTCATCAAGTCCATTCGCCTGACCGGCGACGCCCAGGAAATCGATTGCCGCTACGAGGGCATCAAGGGCCTCGTTTTGCGCGCCGAATTCGTCCGTAAGCGCTG
- a CDS encoding helix-turn-helix domain-containing protein: MITSQQMRAARALLGIDQRQLAQLAQLSLPTIQRMEASEGQVRGVVDTLVKVIGALESAGIELLGENAPSSGVGRGVRLRETKSGRSAGTVPSLLYDQEEAGATPPQ; the protein is encoded by the coding sequence ATGATCACTTCGCAACAAATGCGTGCGGCTCGCGCCCTTCTCGGGATTGACCAGCGCCAACTCGCCCAGCTCGCGCAGCTTTCGCTGCCGACCATCCAGCGCATGGAAGCCTCGGAGGGGCAGGTTCGCGGCGTGGTCGACACCTTGGTAAAAGTGATCGGCGCGCTTGAAAGCGCCGGCATTGAACTGCTCGGCGAGAACGCGCCGAGCAGCGGGGTGGGACGCGGCGTGCGCCTGCGCGAGACGAAGTCCGGTCGCTCCGCCGGCACCGTGCCGTCGCTGTTGTACGACCAGGAAGAGGCCGGCGCGACGCCGCCGCAGTGA
- a CDS encoding phosphoenolpyruvate carboxykinase — protein MASQVFPIAFAPRASSTLHRNLGTAPLIEQAPRRGEGVLSRDGAFVVATGKHTGRSAQDKFIVQDGETEAAIWWGKTNVPMSPEHFAALKQDFLGALGAKDTVFLQDLFGGSQSEHRIAVRVYTELAWHSLFVRTLLVRPSTDELATFVPEYTIIDLPSFRADPERHGCRSETVIAVNFAQKLILIGGTAYAGEMKKSVFSLLNYLLPEKGVMPMHCSANIGPKGDTAVFFGLSGTGKTTLSADASRTLIGDDEHGWSDSAIFNFEGGCYAKVIRLSAEAEPEIYATTRRFGTILENVVIDPETRIIDLDDDSLAENSRASYPIEFIPNASADNLGPVPRNIIFLTADAYGVLPSIARLTPEQAMYHFLSGYTARVAGTEIGVTEPTATFSTCFGAPFMPRHPSVYGNLLKDRIARGDVKCWLVNTGWTGGSYGTGKRMPIKVTRALLNAALDGNLDGVTCRIDPIFRFQVPVAAPDVDDTILDPRETWADKAAYDATAAKLARLFAENFVQFEDAIDLSVRNAGPRVELHAADA, from the coding sequence TTGGCCTCCCAAGTTTTTCCCATCGCTTTCGCGCCTCGAGCTTCCAGCACGCTGCATCGCAATCTGGGCACCGCGCCCCTGATCGAGCAGGCGCCGCGCCGGGGAGAGGGCGTGCTTTCGCGCGACGGAGCCTTCGTTGTCGCAACGGGCAAGCACACCGGCCGTTCCGCGCAGGACAAGTTCATCGTCCAGGATGGCGAGACCGAGGCGGCGATCTGGTGGGGCAAGACCAATGTTCCCATGTCGCCCGAGCATTTCGCGGCGCTCAAGCAAGACTTCCTGGGCGCGCTGGGCGCCAAGGACACCGTCTTTCTTCAGGATCTCTTCGGGGGCTCGCAGAGCGAGCATCGCATTGCGGTACGGGTCTACACCGAGCTCGCCTGGCACAGTCTCTTTGTTCGGACCCTGCTGGTTCGTCCCAGCACCGATGAGCTCGCGACGTTCGTGCCTGAATATACGATCATCGACCTGCCGAGCTTCCGGGCCGATCCTGAACGCCATGGCTGCCGCAGCGAAACCGTGATCGCGGTCAATTTCGCGCAGAAGCTCATTCTGATCGGCGGTACGGCCTATGCCGGCGAGATGAAGAAGTCCGTCTTCAGTCTCCTCAATTACTTGCTGCCCGAGAAAGGCGTGATGCCGATGCATTGCTCGGCCAACATTGGCCCCAAGGGTGACACCGCCGTCTTCTTCGGCCTTTCGGGGACCGGCAAGACGACCTTGTCGGCAGATGCGAGCCGCACGCTGATCGGCGACGACGAGCATGGCTGGTCGGACAGCGCCATCTTCAACTTCGAGGGCGGCTGCTATGCTAAGGTGATCCGTCTGTCGGCCGAGGCGGAGCCCGAGATCTACGCCACTACGCGCCGCTTCGGCACGATCCTCGAAAATGTGGTGATCGATCCTGAAACGCGGATCATCGACCTGGATGATGACAGTCTCGCCGAAAACAGCCGGGCCTCCTATCCGATCGAATTCATTCCCAACGCGTCGGCCGACAATCTCGGGCCTGTACCCCGCAACATCATCTTCCTGACGGCCGATGCCTACGGCGTCCTGCCTTCAATTGCGCGGCTGACGCCCGAGCAGGCCATGTATCATTTCCTCTCGGGCTACACCGCGCGCGTGGCAGGCACCGAGATCGGCGTGACCGAACCGACCGCAACCTTTTCCACCTGCTTCGGCGCGCCGTTCATGCCGCGTCATCCGTCCGTCTACGGCAATCTGCTCAAGGATCGCATCGCGCGAGGTGACGTCAAATGCTGGCTCGTCAACACGGGCTGGACCGGCGGGAGCTACGGCACCGGCAAACGCATGCCGATCAAGGTGACCCGCGCTCTTCTCAATGCCGCGCTCGATGGCAATCTCGACGGCGTCACCTGCCGGATCGACCCGATCTTTCGGTTTCAGGTTCCCGTCGCCGCGCCCGATGTCGACGACACCATCCTCGACCCGCGCGAAACATGGGCGGACAAGGCTGCCTATGACGCAACCGCGGCCAAGCTCGCGCGCCTGTTCGCCGAGAATTTCGTGCAGTTCGAGGATGCCATCGATCTCTCCGTCCGCAATGCCGGGCCGCGCGTCGAACTTCACGCCGCCGACGCTTGA
- a CDS encoding acyl-CoA thioesterase, with product MTTAILHAFEIGIDPSDIDFMGHVNNASYLKWVQDAVLDHWRSLAPREAVAAHLWVALKHEITYRRPTFLDDRVIAAVLLEKVQGARAFYDTVIRRGEEVLAEVKSSWCCIDAATLRPARLAREVIQHFFTADPPGAAA from the coding sequence ATGACCACCGCGATTCTCCACGCTTTCGAGATAGGCATCGATCCCTCCGACATCGACTTCATGGGTCACGTCAACAATGCCAGCTACCTCAAATGGGTACAGGATGCCGTACTCGATCACTGGCGCTCGCTCGCACCCAGGGAGGCCGTCGCGGCCCATCTCTGGGTCGCGCTCAAGCATGAGATCACCTATCGGCGTCCGACCTTTCTCGACGACCGCGTCATCGCCGCGGTCCTGCTGGAAAAGGTTCAGGGCGCCCGCGCCTTCTACGATACGGTGATCCGCCGAGGCGAAGAGGTGCTCGCCGAAGTGAAGTCGAGCTGGTGCTGCATCGATGCGGCCACCCTGCGTCCCGCCCGCCTGGCGCGGGAGGTGATCCAGCACTTTTTCACCGCCGATCCCCCTGGCGCTGCAGCTTGA
- a CDS encoding HD-GYP domain-containing protein, whose amino-acid sequence MSVPGTVLDKPGSLNNDEFEIIRAHPQKGHELLLMTEGISPIALDVCLHHHERVDGTGYPFGLTAEQLSLHARMGAVCDVYDAVTSRRPYKDPWTPSDALAKMLEWEGHFDPHVLDAFISSIGIYPVGTLVRLRTNRLGIVVAGNAREPTMPAVRAFFSTMEREFLPPETFICSATLKGDAAIGIENGEAWFGPRWPIIQAFVLDNRMPTADLIGTGQANIASPALDQPRVATGN is encoded by the coding sequence ATGTCCGTTCCGGGCACCGTCCTCGACAAGCCGGGCTCGCTGAACAATGACGAATTCGAGATCATCCGCGCGCATCCGCAAAAAGGGCACGAGCTTCTGCTGATGACCGAGGGCATCTCACCCATCGCCCTCGATGTCTGCCTGCACCATCACGAACGCGTCGACGGCACCGGCTACCCGTTCGGTCTGACCGCGGAGCAACTCTCGCTTCATGCACGCATGGGCGCGGTGTGCGACGTCTATGATGCGGTAACCTCCCGGCGCCCCTACAAGGATCCCTGGACGCCGTCCGATGCCTTGGCGAAAATGCTCGAATGGGAGGGCCATTTCGATCCCCACGTGCTCGATGCCTTCATCTCCAGCATCGGCATTTATCCTGTGGGCACACTCGTGCGCCTGCGCACCAATCGGCTCGGGATCGTCGTCGCCGGTAATGCGCGCGAACCGACCATGCCCGCCGTGCGCGCTTTCTTCTCCACGATGGAGCGCGAGTTCCTGCCGCCCGAAACCTTCATCTGCTCGGCGACCCTGAAAGGCGATGCCGCAATTGGTATCGAAAACGGCGAGGCGTGGTTCGGTCCGCGATGGCCCATTATCCAGGCGTTCGTGCTCGATAATCGCATGCCGACGGCCGATCTGATCGGGACCGGCCAAGCCAACATCGCTTCGCCGGCACTGGACCAACCGCGCGTCGCGACGGGAAATTGA
- the acpP gene encoding acyl carrier protein codes for MTDTDTRVANLVAQQLGVDPDKVRPESRFMEDLGADSLDVVELVMAIEEGFDVQIPDDDAEKIVTVRDAALYIEAAMV; via the coding sequence ATGACTGATACTGATACGCGCGTTGCAAACCTGGTTGCCCAGCAACTGGGTGTCGATCCCGACAAGGTGAGGCCGGAATCCCGCTTCATGGAGGATTTGGGTGCGGACAGTCTGGATGTCGTCGAGCTTGTCATGGCGATCGAGGAAGGCTTCGATGTCCAGATACCGGACGATGATGCCGAGAAGATCGTGACGGTGAGGGATGCCGCTCTCTATATCGAAGCCGCGATGGTCTAA
- a CDS encoding HdeD family acid-resistance protein, whose amino-acid sequence MHDTSLWRGVPLVAQNWKWMMVRGVLALALGIAALLFPAGALFAFTMLFAAFAGVDGIASLIAGIQGAAHKEDRWIALVLRGVLGLVAAGLFVALPLEFTVSYALATLVLVAAWAIAVGLLEIVAAVRLRKEIRGEVLLALSGTITVGLGVAILVLLYLQPIASILSVAWLIGAWALLGGGLLISLAWRLRASRQGHKGPDPEAVAA is encoded by the coding sequence ATGCACGATACCTCGCTCTGGCGCGGCGTTCCGCTGGTGGCGCAAAACTGGAAATGGATGATGGTTCGCGGTGTCCTGGCTCTGGCGCTGGGCATAGCGGCGCTGCTCTTCCCTGCGGGCGCACTCTTTGCCTTCACGATGCTGTTTGCCGCTTTTGCTGGCGTCGACGGCATCGCCTCACTGATTGCCGGGATACAGGGCGCCGCGCACAAGGAGGACCGGTGGATCGCCTTGGTCCTGCGCGGCGTGCTCGGACTTGTAGCAGCCGGCCTCTTCGTAGCCTTGCCGCTGGAATTCACCGTCAGCTACGCGTTGGCGACACTGGTTCTGGTTGCTGCCTGGGCGATAGCGGTCGGCTTGCTCGAGATCGTCGCGGCGGTTCGGCTGCGCAAGGAAATCCGCGGGGAAGTGCTCCTCGCCCTTTCCGGCACGATCACCGTCGGGCTAGGCGTCGCGATACTGGTCCTGCTTTATCTGCAGCCGATCGCCTCGATCCTGTCCGTCGCATGGCTTATCGGCGCCTGGGCCTTGCTCGGGGGCGGGCTGTTGATCAGCCTTGCCTGGCGGCTGCGGGCTTCGCGACAGGGCCACAAGGGACCTGATCCAGAGGCGGTGGCGGCGTAA
- a CDS encoding Bax inhibitor-1 family protein, whose amino-acid sequence MIGIYRNMALGLALTGLVAFGVASTPALYEPIFGTPLKWVAIFAPLAFVLLLSFGLHQMSAAMARTAYFVFAGVMGISMASIFLMFTGESIALAFFTAAAVFAAMSLWGYTTGADLSRWAPIVMVGLLAVVAASIVNLFLGSSTLQMLFSIAGIVVFTGLTAWDTQRLRNEYYAYAGQEEASKLAIVGALSLYLNLINLFQLLLTFMGQRRE is encoded by the coding sequence ATGATCGGCATCTATCGCAACATGGCGCTTGGTCTTGCCCTTACTGGTCTGGTCGCGTTTGGCGTCGCGTCCACGCCGGCCTTGTACGAGCCCATATTCGGCACGCCGCTAAAGTGGGTGGCGATCTTTGCGCCTCTGGCCTTCGTACTTCTGCTATCGTTCGGCCTACATCAGATGTCGGCCGCCATGGCCCGGACAGCCTATTTCGTCTTCGCCGGCGTCATGGGCATCTCGATGGCCAGCATCTTCCTAATGTTCACGGGTGAGAGCATTGCACTCGCCTTCTTTACGGCCGCGGCGGTGTTCGCGGCGATGAGCCTCTGGGGCTATACCACCGGCGCTGACCTGTCGCGTTGGGCCCCGATCGTGATGGTGGGTCTGCTCGCTGTCGTGGCGGCCAGCATCGTCAATCTGTTTCTGGGATCCTCGACGCTGCAGATGCTGTTCTCGATCGCGGGCATCGTGGTGTTCACCGGCCTGACGGCCTGGGATACGCAGCGTCTCAGGAACGAGTATTATGCCTATGCCGGGCAGGAAGAGGCAAGCAAACTCGCCATCGTTGGCGCACTCTCGCTCTATCTCAACCTGATCAACCTGTTCCAGTTGCTGCTGACCTTCATGGGTCAGCGGCGCGAGTAA
- a CDS encoding conjugal transfer protein TraG N-terminal domain-containing protein: protein MLEVFTVGGGEYLVNTFNAVAAWSGGGGYRALLRVVMVMGLIYSLLVVAFTLNYKAWMNWFLQATAIYLCLMVPTVDIKVTDRVNPSLAPATIDNVPLGLGVLASFTTQIGDWMTRTAETVFVMPGELNYTTNGMVYGARLFDATRNFVIRDAEFATNLEKHFKNCVFGDVMLNQKSLTELSKAQDLWAAIGPGSEARSQEWLEKDGSGAVTSYIVTCRQAYEGLSGQWANMIEANTPIWAKEVYPKLSNALAADKLKHDVPIVNQAFTGSGSSYADYMRQNTAINAFMQARNSMAGGTGAAAIDTFAQTRADVQARNTYNSIAQQAMAWVPILNIVLTVVFFAMFPVIFPLFLMPQTGLSALKGYAVGFFYLAAWGPLYVILHMICMTRAETAATGIASGGVTLGTFAGIGAVNGETATIAGFMLMSVPFLAAGLARGAMSIAGQSMSMLAPAQNAAEAAALEQTTGNYSYGNVSWANSTSNMQQSDQWTKAPSYMGGAPMTSWRQDNGALINGFGNGQEVFDTGGAISRLAFTPTMSSGAVAEWREMANEAHRQSQAYENAANDILTSTHTNRSAFGTSTERSSGWDSSSGRQANTSIEQFDRRTGSSSQGLEDRSSIGQSQRVSNGHDRNVIAADQINGALGGGLGGPTGTGAGTQGGRGGRTLPSISGSVSKSGTQQDQLQHSTGQTNSTDSSNTASSGVRDEHSNGTGASSSDGTYSRSGVFSRASQTSSASVSTEDALSRARSYQESARKLEELSQQLSRDASWAESHGMQLSTNLSQDLANWYRAQQVANPGLDAPEIWATDLSEHQRSVRDEMVQRWMSEKREAIYEEIRGSLNEPDLVDVHRTRVSSAADVRATYHPHGAGGIPAGPGAGNPGAAAAVISSGKASLDGDRASAQAGRAANLEGAARVQSEVNEGQNKGFFLDPELRK, encoded by the coding sequence ATGCTAGAGGTCTTCACGGTCGGTGGCGGCGAATATCTGGTCAATACCTTCAATGCTGTAGCGGCCTGGTCGGGAGGCGGGGGCTATCGCGCGCTGCTCCGGGTCGTGATGGTCATGGGCCTCATCTATTCGCTTCTCGTTGTGGCCTTCACGCTCAACTACAAAGCGTGGATGAACTGGTTTCTCCAGGCCACGGCGATCTACCTGTGCCTCATGGTGCCGACCGTCGACATCAAGGTAACAGACAGGGTAAATCCGTCGCTCGCGCCGGCGACGATCGACAACGTACCGTTGGGACTGGGCGTGCTGGCGAGCTTCACCACGCAGATCGGCGATTGGATGACACGCACCGCCGAGACCGTGTTCGTGATGCCCGGCGAGCTCAATTACACGACCAACGGCATGGTTTATGGCGCGAGGCTGTTCGATGCGACGCGCAACTTCGTAATCCGCGACGCCGAGTTTGCGACCAATCTCGAGAAGCATTTCAAGAACTGTGTGTTCGGCGACGTCATGCTCAACCAGAAATCGCTGACCGAGCTGTCGAAGGCGCAGGATCTTTGGGCCGCGATTGGCCCGGGCTCGGAAGCACGCTCCCAGGAATGGCTGGAAAAGGACGGCAGCGGCGCGGTCACGAGCTATATCGTGACGTGCCGCCAGGCCTATGAAGGTCTTTCGGGTCAGTGGGCCAACATGATCGAGGCTAACACCCCGATCTGGGCGAAAGAGGTCTACCCCAAGCTCAGCAACGCGCTTGCTGCCGACAAGCTGAAGCATGATGTTCCTATTGTGAACCAGGCTTTCACGGGGTCGGGAAGCAGCTACGCCGACTATATGCGGCAGAACACTGCGATCAACGCATTCATGCAGGCGCGCAACTCCATGGCGGGTGGCACGGGGGCGGCGGCGATCGACACGTTCGCGCAGACCCGTGCCGACGTACAGGCCCGCAATACCTACAATTCGATTGCGCAACAGGCGATGGCCTGGGTGCCCATCCTCAACATCGTTCTGACAGTTGTGTTCTTTGCGATGTTCCCGGTCATCTTCCCGCTCTTCCTCATGCCGCAAACCGGGCTGAGCGCGCTCAAGGGCTACGCTGTCGGCTTCTTCTACCTGGCTGCCTGGGGCCCGCTTTACGTGATCTTGCATATGATCTGCATGACGCGCGCCGAGACCGCAGCGACCGGCATCGCCTCGGGCGGCGTTACGCTTGGCACGTTCGCGGGCATCGGCGCCGTGAACGGTGAGACTGCGACGATCGCAGGATTCATGCTGATGTCCGTCCCTTTCCTCGCGGCCGGACTGGCACGCGGCGCGATGTCTATCGCCGGCCAGTCCATGTCCATGCTCGCGCCCGCACAGAACGCCGCCGAAGCCGCTGCCCTCGAACAGACGACGGGCAACTATTCCTATGGGAATGTCAGCTGGGCGAATTCGACGTCCAACATGCAGCAGAGCGACCAGTGGACCAAGGCGCCGAGCTATATGGGCGGCGCGCCGATGACGAGTTGGCGCCAGGACAATGGCGCGCTGATCAATGGCTTTGGCAACGGGCAAGAGGTCTTCGATACGGGCGGCGCTATTTCGCGCCTAGCATTCACGCCGACAATGTCGTCGGGGGCCGTCGCCGAATGGCGCGAAATGGCAAACGAGGCGCACCGTCAGTCGCAGGCCTATGAAAACGCCGCAAACGACATTCTGACCTCAACCCATACCAATCGCAGCGCATTTGGAACCTCGACCGAGCGGTCGTCGGGATGGGATTCGAGCAGCGGCCGTCAGGCAAACACTTCGATCGAACAGTTCGACCGGAGAACGGGAAGCAGTTCCCAGGGGCTGGAAGACAGATCCTCGATCGGGCAGTCGCAGCGGGTGTCGAACGGTCATGATCGGAATGTCATAGCGGCGGATCAAATAAATGGAGCGCTGGGCGGGGGGCTCGGCGGCCCGACCGGGACCGGGGCGGGGACGCAAGGAGGTCGCGGAGGCCGCACGCTTCCAAGCATAAGTGGGTCCGTTTCGAAATCCGGTACACAACAGGATCAGCTACAGCATTCCACCGGACAAACCAATTCCACCGATAGCTCCAACACCGCTTCCAGTGGGGTACGCGACGAACATTCGAACGGCACCGGCGCGAGTTCTTCAGACGGTACCTACAGCCGGAGCGGCGTGTTCAGTCGCGCCTCGCAGACTTCGTCGGCTTCGGTGAGCACTGAAGACGCTCTTTCCCGTGCGCGTTCATATCAGGAGTCCGCGCGCAAGCTGGAGGAATTGTCCCAGCAGCTATCCCGCGACGCCAGCTGGGCCGAGAGCCACGGCATGCAGCTCAGCACGAACCTCAGCCAGGACCTCGCGAACTGGTACCGCGCACAGCAAGTTGCAAATCCTGGCCTGGACGCTCCGGAGATCTGGGCGACGGATCTTTCCGAGCATCAGCGCAGTGTCCGGGATGAGATGGTCCAGCGGTGGATGTCGGAGAAGCGTGAAGCGATCTACGAGGAAATTCGCGGAAGCCTGAACGAGCCGGATCTTGTTGACGTACACCGCACCCGCGTGTCGTCCGCAGCCGATGTCAGGGCGACTTATCATCCGCATGGTGCTGGCGGCATTCCGGCTGGGCCGGGTGCCGGTAATCCGGGCGCAGCCGCTGCCGTTATCTCATCAGGTAAAGCTTCGCTAGATGGAGATCGAGCATCTGCGCAGGCGGGCAGAGCGGCGAATTTAGAAGGAGCGGCCCGTGTCCAGTCGGAAGTCAACGAGGGACAAAATAAAGGGTTCTTCCTGGACCCCGAGCTCAGAAAGTGA
- a CDS encoding conjugal transfer protein TraH — MARKSSGRARAAIRRLGHGAALLAASHFALVGVAHADVAGQMNSFFNDAGGAANVTGPSAFQGQSAGYYSMGNVWTRFPQKSVSPFNLQLPSARAGCGGIDLFSGSFSFINASEIVAMLKATANNALGFAFKLAIDSVSPEIGKVMDEFSQKAQLLNQMNISSCETAQALVGGIWPQMDTTRSTICEAIGNSQGIFSDWAASRQGCNNGNQRDNTIAGNSDASMKDQLVGEPHNYTWEALKKAGKFGAFDQSFSEFIMTLVGTVITKPSDDPSVGGKVVMIGPAEDAVVTALLDGTADAPPVKLLKCNDENCYEVGAQTLSVPASSALRPRIEALIQSMNDKIRSDTPLDAAEKQLLNIATVPIFKILSVQAYAHYSLSPGEIQAMSEIVAVDLLTAMLDNMMDRVEQSQVHYQTFDQATAAQWKAQIAAARAKYAQRDVKLNNKLQVTMQLINRSMMLESTLQNSMTPGMASALTFSRGLSSQGLN; from the coding sequence ATGGCACGCAAGAGTTCCGGACGGGCACGGGCGGCGATCCGGCGCCTCGGTCATGGCGCCGCCTTATTGGCGGCATCGCATTTCGCGCTGGTGGGCGTTGCCCATGCCGATGTGGCGGGCCAGATGAACAGCTTCTTCAACGACGCGGGCGGTGCGGCCAATGTGACGGGCCCAAGCGCCTTCCAGGGCCAGTCGGCCGGCTACTATTCGATGGGCAATGTCTGGACGCGCTTCCCGCAAAAGTCGGTGTCGCCGTTCAACCTGCAGTTGCCAAGCGCTCGAGCAGGCTGCGGCGGCATCGACCTCTTTTCGGGGTCCTTCTCATTCATCAACGCCTCCGAGATCGTGGCGATGCTCAAGGCCACCGCCAACAATGCGCTCGGCTTTGCTTTCAAGCTCGCGATTGACTCCGTCTCTCCGGAAATCGGCAAGGTGATGGACGAGTTCAGCCAGAAGGCTCAGCTCCTCAACCAGATGAACATCTCGAGCTGCGAGACCGCGCAGGCGCTGGTTGGCGGCATCTGGCCGCAGATGGACACCACCCGCTCGACCATTTGCGAAGCCATCGGCAACAGCCAGGGCATATTCTCGGACTGGGCCGCCTCACGGCAGGGCTGCAACAACGGCAACCAGCGCGATAACACGATCGCCGGAAACAGCGATGCGTCGATGAAGGACCAACTTGTTGGCGAGCCGCATAACTATACCTGGGAGGCCTTGAAGAAGGCAGGCAAGTTCGGCGCCTTCGACCAGAGCTTCTCCGAATTCATCATGACCCTGGTGGGTACGGTAATCACGAAGCCGTCGGACGATCCGAGTGTCGGCGGCAAGGTCGTGATGATCGGCCCGGCCGAAGACGCCGTGGTGACCGCGCTTCTGGATGGTACGGCCGATGCGCCGCCGGTGAAGCTCCTCAAATGCAATGACGAAAACTGCTACGAGGTCGGCGCGCAGACGCTGTCGGTGCCAGCATCGTCCGCGTTGCGTCCCCGGATCGAAGCGCTGATCCAGTCGATGAACGACAAGATCCGCAGCGATACGCCACTCGATGCCGCGGAAAAGCAGCTTCTGAACATCGCGACGGTGCCGATCTTCAAGATCCTGAGCGTCCAGGCTTATGCGCATTATTCGCTGTCGCCCGGCGAGATCCAGGCAATGTCGGAAATCGTCGCGGTCGACCTGCTCACCGCTATGCTCGACAATATGATGGACCGGGTCGAGCAAAGCCAGGTCCACTACCAGACCTTCGACCAGGCTACCGCGGCCCAGTGGAAGGCGCAGATCGCCGCGGCTCGGGCCAAATACGCGCAGCGCGACGTCAAGCTCAACAACAAGCTGCAGGTCACGATGCAGCTCATCAATCGCAGCATGATGCTGGAGTCCACCCTGCAGAATTCGATGACGCCGGGCATGGCTTCGGCGCTGACCTTCTCGCGCGGGCTGAGCTCGCAGGGGCTGAACTGA
- a CDS encoding conjugal transfer protein TraF, which produces MSKFTRICAVVLALMPMTVNAQEAGASRDTIDGQSPDDFYCGERRLGQWFYCSKPKPRETRPASPQAPEPSAAERMAAIAKELDELKARAILDPSEENVIAYVRFQREQLDRASTFADTWQRALWQHPDIDYTLQRPVSTVGKRAWLDNRKADRDAVLTSLSQRYGLFYFYAQSCGACELFAPILRSVADSHRMAVMAISMDGGPNKEFPNYVVDTGQRARMGLTGNETPALVLFDTQTKRTIPVGYGILSADEIMDRIFMLTNTKVGSDY; this is translated from the coding sequence ATGTCGAAGTTCACTAGGATTTGCGCAGTGGTTCTGGCGCTGATGCCCATGACTGTTAACGCGCAGGAGGCCGGGGCAAGCCGCGACACGATCGACGGGCAATCGCCCGACGACTTCTATTGTGGCGAGCGCCGCCTGGGGCAATGGTTCTATTGCTCGAAACCCAAGCCGCGCGAGACCCGCCCAGCGTCGCCGCAGGCGCCCGAGCCATCGGCTGCCGAACGCATGGCCGCGATCGCAAAGGAGCTCGATGAGCTCAAGGCCCGCGCGATCCTTGACCCCTCCGAAGAGAATGTCATCGCCTATGTGCGCTTCCAGCGCGAGCAGCTCGACCGGGCCTCGACTTTCGCGGATACGTGGCAGCGCGCTCTCTGGCAGCATCCCGACATCGACTACACGCTGCAACGCCCGGTTTCGACGGTCGGCAAACGAGCCTGGCTCGACAATCGCAAGGCGGATCGGGATGCCGTCCTGACGAGCCTCAGCCAGCGCTACGGGCTCTTCTATTTCTATGCGCAAAGCTGCGGCGCCTGCGAGCTCTTCGCGCCGATCCTGCGCTCGGTCGCCGACAGCCATCGGATGGCGGTCATGGCGATTTCGATGGACGGCGGCCCAAACAAGGAATTTCCCAACTATGTCGTCGACACGGGCCAGCGTGCCCGCATGGGACTGACCGGCAACGAGACGCCGGCGCTGGTCCTGTTCGACACCCAGACGAAGCGGACGATCCCGGTCGGGTACGGCATCCTCAGCGCCGATGAGATCATGGACCGGATCTTCATGCTCACCAACACCAAGGTGGGGAGTGACTACTGA